A stretch of Gossypium hirsutum isolate 1008001.06 chromosome A06, Gossypium_hirsutum_v2.1, whole genome shotgun sequence DNA encodes these proteins:
- the LOC107911940 gene encoding glyoxysomal processing protease, glyoxysomal isoform X2 has product MALPETADFARNFSVLVRVQGPDPKGLKMRNHAFHQYHSGKTTLSASGMLLPDTLYNTEVVKCIWDTDSGQNLMLVMTVASLVEPFLTIQHRENLSQGLPELIPGAQIDIMVEENMGADSDGGGCRWFTAWLLKMVDVPISSLALQSLVEASSGSQEQGWEFGWSLASTHQPSVDSTQTQIEYDNKLLMERQRLVMGRSSNPSLMARSTTRIAILGVNLHLNGLPKIGISPLNKRGEFLLAMGSPFGILSPLHFFNSMSVGSVANCYPPKSSDRALLMADIRCLPGMEGGPVFGDQGMLVGILTRPLRQKTSDAEVQLVIPWDAIASACSDLLLKEPQIEEKGIHINKGNLNTVGNGLLSNSNGSNGHCCYNHDLFNSPCSSLLPIEKAMTSICLITVDGGVWASGVVLNDQGLILTNAHLLEPWRFGKTTVRSSSKKEAPFFLPEESAFSEEKGYKRYQKSCIGPFPLADQQKGYKLKSVFHGHRSIRVRLDHLDPWIWCEAKVVYICKGPLDVALLQVDCIPDKLTAIMVDFSQPSLGSKAYVIGHGLLAPRCGFSPSVCSGVVSKVVKAEMPSYYKSLLPGFSQFPAMLETTAAVHPGGSGGAVVNSDGRLIGLVTSLSVLADQMVFTELCS; this is encoded by the exons ATGGCTCTCCCTGAAACAGCCGATTTCGCCCGGAATTTCTCTGTTTTGGTCAGAGTCCAAGGCCCC GATCCAAAGGGTCTGAAGATGAGGAACCATGCCTTCCACCAATACCA TTCTGGCAAAACGACATTGTCAGCTTCGGGCATGCTATTACCTGACACCCTTTACAACACTGAAGTGGTTAAGTGCATTTGGGATACTGATAGTGGTCAGAATTTGATGTTAGTTATGACAGTTGCTTCTCTCGTTGAGCCTTTTCTTACAATTCAACATAGGGAAAACCTTTCTCAG GGTCTACCTGAGTTGATTCCTGGTGCTCAGATTGATATTATGGTCGAG GAAAATATGGGCGCAGATTCAGATGGAGGAGGTTGTCGCTGGTTTACTGCATGGCTACTGAAAATG GTTGATGTTCCCATATCATCCCTTGCACTTCAATCCCTTGTCGAAGCTTCTTCAGGCTCACAAGAGCAAGGATGGGAGTTTGGTTGGTCATTGGCTTCAACTCATCAGCCTTCAGTGGACAGTACTCAGACGCAG ATAGAGTATGATAACAAACTTTTAATGGAGCGTCAGAGGCTAGTGATGGGGAGATCGAGCAATCCTAGTCTAATGGCCAGGTCAACAACTAGAATTGCTATCCTTGGAGTTAATTTGCATTTAAAT GGCCTACCAAAAATTGGAATATCACCTCTGAATAAAAGGGGAGAGTTTCTTCTGGCAATGGGATCTCCATTTGGCATCCTCTCTCCCTTGCACTTCTTTAACAG CATGTCAGTGGGATCTGTTGCCAACTGCTATCCACCTAAATCATCTGACAGAGCATTGCTAATGGCTGACATTCGATGTCTTCCTG GAATGGAGGGTGGTCCAGTTTTTGGTGATCAGGGCATGCTGGTTGGTATCTTGACCAGACCTTTGAGGCAAAAGACCAGTGATGCTGAGGTTCAG TTGGTGATTCCATGGGATGCCATTGCAAGTGCTTGCAGTGACTTGCTGCTGAAGGAGCCACAAATTGAAGAAAAGGGGATTCACATCAACAAGGGAAACTTAAATACTGTAGGAAATGGATTACTGTCTAACAGCAATGGTTCAAATGGACACTGCTGTTACAATCATGACCTTTTTAACTCACCTTGCTCTTCACTATTACCAATTGAGAAGGCAATGACTTCCATATGTCTTATTACCGTTGACGGTGGTGTATGGGCATCAGGTGTTGTGCTCAATGATCAGGGGCTAATACTCACAAATGCTCACCTGTTGGAACCGTGGCGATTTGGGAAAACAACTGTAAGAAGTAGTTCAAAAAAAGAAGCACCATTCTTCCTACCTGAAGAATCTGCATTTTCTGAGGAGAAAGGATATAAGAGGTACCAGAAAAGTTGCATTGGACCATTTCCACTGGCTGATCAGCAGAAAGGGTACAAGTTGAAGTCAGTTTTCCATGGTCATAGAAGCATACGTGTTCGACTTGATCATCTGGACCCTTGGATTTGGTGTGAGGCGAAGGTAGTATATATTTGCAAGGGACCTTTGGATGTTGCTCTGCTCCAAGTTGATTGTATTCCTGATAAGCTTACCGCTATTATGGTGGATTTTAGTCAGCCATCATTAGGATCAAAGGCATATGTTATTGGACATGGACTACTGGCACCAAGATGTG GCTTCTCCCCTTCTGTTTGCTCTGGGGTGGTTTCAAAAGTTGTGAAAGCAGAGATGCCCTCGTATTACAAATCTTTATTGCCAGGGTTTTCACAATTTCCAGCAATGCTTGAAACAACCGCTGCTGTTCATCCCGGTGGAAGTGGTGGTGCTGTCGTCAATTCAGATGGTCGTTTGATTGGACTTGTTACAAG CTTGTCGGTGCTGGCTGATCAAATGGTTTTTACTGAGTTATGTTCTTGA
- the LOC107911940 gene encoding glyoxysomal processing protease, glyoxysomal isoform X1, which translates to MALPETADFARNFSVLVRVQGPDPKGLKMRNHAFHQYHSGKTTLSASGMLLPDTLYNTEVVKCIWDTDSGQNLMLVMTVASLVEPFLTIQHRENLSQGLPELIPGAQIDIMVEENMGADSDGGGCRWFTAWLLKMVDVPISSLALQSLVEASSGSQEQGWEFGWSLASTHQPSVDSTQTQIEYDNKLLMERQRLVMGRSSNPSLMARSTTRIAILGVNLHLNGLPKIGISPLNKRGEFLLAMGSPFGILSPLHFFNSMSVGSVANCYPPKSSDRALLMADIRCLPGMEGGPVFGDQGMLVGILTRPLRQKTSDAEVQLVIPWDAIASACSDLLLKEPQIEEKGIHINKGNLNTVGNGLLSNSNGSNGHCCYNHDLFNSPCSSLLPIEKAMTSICLITVDGGVWASGVVLNDQGLILTNAHLLEPWRFGKTTVRSSSKKEAPFFLPEESAFSEEKGYKRYQKSCIGPFPLADQQKGYKLKSVFHGHRSIRVRLDHLDPWIWCEAKVVYICKGPLDVALLQVDCIPDKLTAIMVDFSQPSLGSKAYVIGHGLLAPRCGFSPSVCSGVVSKVVKAEMPSYYKSLLPGFSQFPAMLETTAAVHPGGSGGAVVNSDGRLIGLVTSNARHGGGTVIPHLNFSIPSAVLMPIFQFVRDMKDFSPLQNLDKPNELLSSVWALMPPLSPKPGPPLNLPQPILEDNNNKEGKGSRFAKFIAEKNELLKRSAQFGKVEGLPNPILPSKL; encoded by the exons ATGGCTCTCCCTGAAACAGCCGATTTCGCCCGGAATTTCTCTGTTTTGGTCAGAGTCCAAGGCCCC GATCCAAAGGGTCTGAAGATGAGGAACCATGCCTTCCACCAATACCA TTCTGGCAAAACGACATTGTCAGCTTCGGGCATGCTATTACCTGACACCCTTTACAACACTGAAGTGGTTAAGTGCATTTGGGATACTGATAGTGGTCAGAATTTGATGTTAGTTATGACAGTTGCTTCTCTCGTTGAGCCTTTTCTTACAATTCAACATAGGGAAAACCTTTCTCAG GGTCTACCTGAGTTGATTCCTGGTGCTCAGATTGATATTATGGTCGAG GAAAATATGGGCGCAGATTCAGATGGAGGAGGTTGTCGCTGGTTTACTGCATGGCTACTGAAAATG GTTGATGTTCCCATATCATCCCTTGCACTTCAATCCCTTGTCGAAGCTTCTTCAGGCTCACAAGAGCAAGGATGGGAGTTTGGTTGGTCATTGGCTTCAACTCATCAGCCTTCAGTGGACAGTACTCAGACGCAG ATAGAGTATGATAACAAACTTTTAATGGAGCGTCAGAGGCTAGTGATGGGGAGATCGAGCAATCCTAGTCTAATGGCCAGGTCAACAACTAGAATTGCTATCCTTGGAGTTAATTTGCATTTAAAT GGCCTACCAAAAATTGGAATATCACCTCTGAATAAAAGGGGAGAGTTTCTTCTGGCAATGGGATCTCCATTTGGCATCCTCTCTCCCTTGCACTTCTTTAACAG CATGTCAGTGGGATCTGTTGCCAACTGCTATCCACCTAAATCATCTGACAGAGCATTGCTAATGGCTGACATTCGATGTCTTCCTG GAATGGAGGGTGGTCCAGTTTTTGGTGATCAGGGCATGCTGGTTGGTATCTTGACCAGACCTTTGAGGCAAAAGACCAGTGATGCTGAGGTTCAG TTGGTGATTCCATGGGATGCCATTGCAAGTGCTTGCAGTGACTTGCTGCTGAAGGAGCCACAAATTGAAGAAAAGGGGATTCACATCAACAAGGGAAACTTAAATACTGTAGGAAATGGATTACTGTCTAACAGCAATGGTTCAAATGGACACTGCTGTTACAATCATGACCTTTTTAACTCACCTTGCTCTTCACTATTACCAATTGAGAAGGCAATGACTTCCATATGTCTTATTACCGTTGACGGTGGTGTATGGGCATCAGGTGTTGTGCTCAATGATCAGGGGCTAATACTCACAAATGCTCACCTGTTGGAACCGTGGCGATTTGGGAAAACAACTGTAAGAAGTAGTTCAAAAAAAGAAGCACCATTCTTCCTACCTGAAGAATCTGCATTTTCTGAGGAGAAAGGATATAAGAGGTACCAGAAAAGTTGCATTGGACCATTTCCACTGGCTGATCAGCAGAAAGGGTACAAGTTGAAGTCAGTTTTCCATGGTCATAGAAGCATACGTGTTCGACTTGATCATCTGGACCCTTGGATTTGGTGTGAGGCGAAGGTAGTATATATTTGCAAGGGACCTTTGGATGTTGCTCTGCTCCAAGTTGATTGTATTCCTGATAAGCTTACCGCTATTATGGTGGATTTTAGTCAGCCATCATTAGGATCAAAGGCATATGTTATTGGACATGGACTACTGGCACCAAGATGTG GCTTCTCCCCTTCTGTTTGCTCTGGGGTGGTTTCAAAAGTTGTGAAAGCAGAGATGCCCTCGTATTACAAATCTTTATTGCCAGGGTTTTCACAATTTCCAGCAATGCTTGAAACAACCGCTGCTGTTCATCCCGGTGGAAGTGGTGGTGCTGTCGTCAATTCAGATGGTCGTTTGATTGGACTTGTTACAAG CAATGCCAGGCACGGTGGAGGAACAGTTATACCACATTTGAACTTCAGCATTCCGAGCGCAGTTTTGATGCCTATCTTTCAGTTTGTGAGAG ACATGAAGGACTTTTCTCCTCTGCAAAATCTTGACAAACCAAACGAACTCCTTTCGTCAGTATGGGCATTGATGCCTCCATTATCTCCAAAGCCAGGGCCTCCACTTAATCTTCCCCAGCCGATACTAGAAGATAACAACAACAAAGAGGGGAAAGGTTCTCGGTTTGCTAAATTCATAGCCGAAAAGAATGAACTGTTGAAGAGATCAGCTCAATTTGGTAAAGTGGAAGGACTCCCTAATCCGATTCTTCCTAGTAAGTTATGA
- the LOC107924653 gene encoding uncharacterized protein: MIDINYKPNQKLKGDVSLLRDEAYQWWLMVEQYAQPEQVNWDYFKNVFQSKYMGPSYIKTHGHEFINLVQGDRSVAEYEAKFLKLSRYARVLVVFDYDKCVRFKEGLRYDLWVLIAPQKEQAFAALVDKAKIVEEIKPPKIDVSAEVTEIQLCRDYGKHHPGECWRKFGACLRCGSMEYRARYYPCRPNQPLRVVQQQPKGCGIVKGGNGYGRGQRAPSRGAGQTEAQQFVLVYAARCLKDSDDDDVIAGVFFIYFVLYFALIDIGSTHSYIASTVSANLGISVKNTAKEFSAVSLLVDLMKFLLDEFDLILGMDWLVKYRVSLDCASKRVTLKTDENSEVVMVGECRDYLSNVISAPVVDKLIWKGCELYLAFTSDYVLVKLSVGDFVL; encoded by the exons ATGATCGATATAAACTATAAACCCAATCAAAAATTAAAGGGCGATGTATCTCTACTCCGGGAtgaagcttatcagtggtggttgaTGGTTGAGCAATATGCTCAACCTGAACAAGTTAATTGGGACTACTTCAAGAATGTCTTCCAAAGTAAGTACATGGGGCCGAGTTATATAAAGACTCATGGACATGAGTTTATAAATCTAGTTCAGGGTGATCGATCTGTAGCCGAGTATGAGGCTAAGTTTCTAAAACTGAGCAGGTATGCACGGGTTCTGGTAGTATTTGACTACGATAAATGTGTAAGGTTTAAGGAAGGGTTGCGTTATGATCTGTGGGTCCTGATAGCTCCTCAGAAGGAGCAGGCTTTTGCAGCCTTGGTTGATAAGGCTAAGATAGTGGAGGAGATAAA GCCTCCGAAGATCGATGTATCAGCTGAAGTGACTGAGATTCAACTTTGTAGAGACTACGGGAAGCATCATCCGGGCGAGTGCTGGAGAAAGTTTGGAGCATGCCTCCGTTGTGGGTCGATGGAGTACCGAGCTAGATATTATCCTTGTCGACCAAATCAG CCTCTGAGAGTGGTTCAACAACAACCTAAAGGTTGTGGTATTGTTAAAGGAGGTAATGGTTATGGTAGAGGTCAAAGAGCACCAAGTAGAGGTGCAGGTCAGACTGAGGCACAACAGTTTGTACTGGTTTATGCAGCGAGATGTCTTAAAGATAGTGATGATGACGATGTCATAGCAGGTGTATTCTTTATTTACTTTGTTCTGTACTTCGCTCTCATTGACATTGGGTCTACCCACTCATATATAGCTAGTACTGTTTCTGCAAATCTAGGTATATCTGTTAAAAATACTGCCAAGGAATTTTCTGCGGTTAGTCTTTTAG TCGACCTAATGAAGTTTCTTTTAGATGAGTTTGatctgattttgggaatggattggctcgtAAAATATCGAGTCAGTCTAGATTGTGCATCTAAGAGAGTTACTCTGAAGACGGATGAGAATAGCGAGGTTGTTATGGTTGGTGAGTGTCGGGATTACCTCTCCAATGTAATCTCCGCCCCTGTAGTTGATAAGCTAATCTGGAAAGGGTGCGAACTATATCTTGCCTTCACATCCGATTATGTTCTTGTAAAGCTCTCGGTAGGAGATTTCGTACTGTGA